A region of Haloplanus sp. XH21 DNA encodes the following proteins:
- a CDS encoding MATE family efflux transporter: MAGRLRDALAGALDRAGVIDRLRFHETLDLAWPRIVTGLAIMSKSTVDLAMVGWDVGAAAVAGLAFANAYWQVGKYLGIGLAGGTVTLVSQAYGAEAYDRASAIVAVSLVVALAIAAPIVAVYAAFAPTLVAVLGSTPEPLGHAATYLALVAPALLFEYPNLIASRTYAGVGDTLTPMWIRAGGAALNIVLSATLIFGYGLGVAGAALGTTLSTGVVALVFVWGLAGRSYAGRGACPVAVSRATTRLADVPALAHRLLAVSAPLMARRTAEMLVAFPLVAIAATFGPAVVAAYEVARRVRTLLDSFSWGFSIAASTLVGQSLGADDVTAAEGYARAIIRLSATVYVVAAAVVLLLAPWIAGLFVADPAVVSVATPFVAAAAVSVVFLGVDGSATGTLRGAGDTRYPFVTSLFGRYACALPVAVLGLVTALGPGVLMAALVVETLVPAGLNVARVRSNRWQAIGRAHVAAD, translated from the coding sequence ATGGCTGGCCGCCTCCGAGACGCCCTCGCCGGTGCTCTCGACCGCGCCGGCGTCATCGACCGACTGCGCTTCCACGAAACCCTCGACCTGGCGTGGCCCCGGATCGTTACCGGTCTCGCCATCATGTCCAAGAGCACGGTCGACCTGGCGATGGTTGGGTGGGACGTGGGCGCGGCGGCCGTCGCCGGCCTCGCCTTTGCCAACGCCTACTGGCAGGTCGGGAAGTATCTCGGTATCGGCCTCGCGGGCGGAACGGTCACCCTCGTCTCGCAGGCCTACGGCGCCGAGGCCTACGACCGGGCGAGCGCGATCGTCGCCGTCAGCCTCGTCGTCGCCCTCGCCATCGCCGCGCCCATCGTCGCCGTCTACGCCGCGTTCGCACCCACCCTCGTCGCCGTCCTCGGCTCCACGCCCGAACCCCTCGGCCACGCAGCGACGTATCTCGCCCTCGTCGCGCCGGCGCTCCTGTTCGAGTACCCCAACCTGATCGCCAGTCGCACCTACGCCGGCGTCGGCGACACCCTGACGCCGATGTGGATTCGCGCCGGCGGCGCCGCCCTCAACATCGTCCTTTCGGCGACGCTCATCTTCGGCTACGGTCTCGGTGTCGCGGGCGCCGCTCTCGGCACCACCCTCTCGACGGGCGTCGTCGCTCTCGTCTTCGTCTGGGGCCTCGCCGGCCGGTCGTACGCCGGCCGGGGCGCGTGCCCCGTCGCCGTGTCGCGGGCGACGACTCGGCTTGCCGACGTGCCGGCGCTTGCCCACCGACTGCTCGCCGTCTCCGCACCCCTGATGGCCCGCCGCACCGCCGAGATGCTCGTCGCCTTCCCGCTGGTCGCCATCGCGGCCACCTTCGGGCCAGCCGTGGTCGCCGCCTACGAGGTGGCTCGGCGCGTGCGGACGCTCCTCGACAGTTTCTCCTGGGGCTTCTCCATCGCCGCCAGCACGCTCGTCGGCCAATCGCTCGGCGCCGACGACGTGACCGCCGCCGAGGGCTACGCCCGCGCCATCATCCGCCTCTCGGCGACGGTGTACGTCGTCGCGGCCGCGGTCGTGCTCCTCCTCGCGCCCTGGATCGCAGGGCTGTTCGTCGCCGACCCGGCCGTCGTCTCGGTGGCGACGCCCTTCGTCGCTGCGGCCGCCGTGAGCGTCGTCTTCCTCGGCGTCGACGGCTCCGCGACGGGAACGCTCCGCGGCGCGGGCGACACCCGCTACCCCTTCGTCACGTCGCTGTTCGGCCGCTACGCCTGTGCGCTCCCCGTCGCGGTCCTCGGCCTCGTCACCGCGCTCGGTCCCGGCGTCCTGATGGCTGCGCTCGTCGTCGAGACGCTCGTCCCCGCCGGGTTGAACGTCGCCCGCGTCCGGTCGAACCGCTGGCAGGCCATCGGCCGCGCACACGTCGCCGCCGACTGA
- the ddh gene encoding D-2-hydroxyacid dehydrogenase — translation MPERPTLERLCVHESVANKIPKDEFADAFAELDVPVEIVGDDEEFDETDAVASFRPRDAFLDAGWVHCIRAGYDEFDTDAYEAAGVPLTNSTGIHDTTVGEIAVGYMVSLARMLHIYRDHQNENDWYEPPYERPFTVENKRLCVVGLGTLGQGIAQRADALGMDVVGVRRSDEPVDGVSELYHPDDLHEAIEDARFVAIAVPHTPETEGMFSTEEFDLMRDDAYLINVARGPIADEDALIDALDAGDIAGAGLDVFETEPLPEDNPLWDFEEVIISPHRGSATNRYHLDIADLVKEIFHQYQGGEELRNRVA, via the coding sequence ATGCCCGAGAGACCAACGCTCGAACGACTCTGCGTCCACGAGTCGGTCGCCAACAAGATCCCGAAAGACGAGTTCGCCGACGCCTTCGCCGAACTCGACGTGCCGGTCGAGATCGTGGGCGACGACGAGGAGTTCGACGAGACGGACGCCGTTGCCTCGTTCCGCCCCCGTGACGCCTTCCTCGACGCCGGGTGGGTTCACTGCATCCGCGCCGGCTACGACGAGTTCGACACCGACGCCTACGAGGCGGCGGGCGTCCCCCTCACCAACAGCACGGGGATCCACGACACCACCGTCGGCGAAATCGCCGTCGGCTACATGGTGTCGCTCGCGCGGATGCTCCACATCTACCGCGACCACCAGAACGAGAACGACTGGTACGAACCGCCGTACGAACGCCCGTTCACCGTGGAGAACAAACGCCTCTGTGTCGTCGGCCTCGGCACCCTCGGCCAGGGCATCGCCCAGCGCGCCGACGCCCTCGGCATGGATGTCGTTGGCGTTCGCCGCTCCGACGAGCCCGTCGACGGCGTCTCCGAACTCTACCACCCCGACGACCTCCACGAGGCCATCGAAGACGCGCGCTTCGTCGCCATCGCCGTTCCCCACACCCCCGAGACCGAGGGGATGTTCTCCACCGAGGAGTTCGACCTGATGCGCGACGACGCCTACCTCATCAACGTCGCGCGCGGCCCCATCGCCGACGAGGACGCCCTCATCGACGCCCTCGACGCCGGCGACATCGCGGGCGCCGGCCTCGACGTGTTCGAGACCGAACCACTCCCGGAGGACAACCCGCTCTGGGACTTCGAGGAGGTCATCATCTCCCCGCATCGTGGCTCCGCGACCAACCGCTACCACCTCGACATCGCCGACCTGGTGAAAGAGATTTTCCACCAGTACCAGGGCGGCGAGGAACTCCGTAACCGCGTCGCGTGA